In Corynebacterium endometrii, one DNA window encodes the following:
- a CDS encoding ATP-binding cassette domain-containing protein yields the protein MLGSAVIEVHDAHLRNLKHVDVSIPRGSLVAVTGVSGSGKSSLAFGTIHGEGQRRYLESVAPFARRLIGSAMDPQVERIDGLPPTVALEQNTSGGGARSTVGTLSAMGNTLRLLYSRAGDNPEGLYSDSFSPNTPEGMCPQCHGTGTVHEPTEASMVPDPTLSIEEGAIAAWPGAWAGKNFHDILQELGYDLDSPWQDLPAEDREWILFTEERPVVTVKPVRGADQIQRNYEGTWRSVASYLRKTLAETESDNLRARTLKFMESRTCPECGGRRLNAAALRVSYAGAPIDELSALPLTRLRERLAARAPEPGGAEDLLLRQLLPILESSLELGLGHLSLDRPAATLSAGELQRVRLASQLRTGLFGVAYVLDEPSAGLHPSERRAVLETCRGFLEAGNSVLLVEHDMDLVAQCDWLVDVGPGAGERGGEILYSGPLDAQLPDTPTTRALAQRDLELNSTPRPATGDLELRVAAHNVDGLDVKFGQGQFTVLAGVSGSGKTTVLDALAGQGERVVQITQKPIGRTSRSTLATYTGLFDHVRKLFASEPEAKARKWNVSRFSYNVKAGQCPTCKGAGSIEIELVFMPGAYQVCPECHGARYNQETLEVTWRGRTIADVLALTVDQALAVFEGQPAIYRALETLEAIGLGYLRLGQGAPELSGGEAQRIKLATELQRARTSGSRGKSTRDKSTLYLLDEPTTGLHPADTELLVKELNRLTDTGQTVVVVEHNLTVIAQADRVIELGPGPGAEGGRIIADAAPAALARLDTPTGRCLAQSPAHCQEK from the coding sequence ATGCTGGGGTCTGCTGTGATAGAAGTCCACGATGCCCACCTGCGCAACCTCAAACACGTAGACGTCTCCATCCCCCGCGGCAGCCTCGTCGCGGTCACGGGCGTGTCCGGTTCTGGCAAATCCTCACTCGCGTTTGGCACCATCCACGGTGAGGGCCAGCGCCGCTATCTAGAATCCGTGGCGCCTTTCGCCCGCCGGCTCATCGGCTCGGCGATGGATCCACAGGTCGAACGCATCGATGGCCTGCCGCCGACGGTTGCGCTGGAGCAAAACACCTCGGGCGGCGGGGCGCGATCCACCGTCGGGACGCTGTCCGCGATGGGCAACACGCTGCGCCTTTTATACTCGCGCGCCGGGGACAACCCGGAGGGGCTGTATTCGGATTCCTTCTCCCCAAACACCCCCGAGGGCATGTGCCCCCAGTGCCACGGAACCGGCACCGTCCATGAACCCACGGAGGCCTCCATGGTTCCGGACCCCACGCTGTCCATCGAGGAGGGCGCCATCGCCGCCTGGCCGGGCGCCTGGGCGGGGAAGAACTTCCATGACATCCTCCAGGAGCTGGGCTACGACCTGGACTCGCCGTGGCAAGACCTGCCCGCGGAGGACCGGGAGTGGATCCTGTTTACCGAGGAGCGCCCCGTGGTCACCGTCAAGCCCGTGCGCGGCGCGGACCAGATTCAGCGCAACTATGAGGGAACGTGGCGCTCCGTGGCCTCCTACCTGCGCAAGACGCTGGCGGAAACGGAATCGGATAACCTGCGGGCGCGCACGCTGAAGTTCATGGAATCGCGCACCTGCCCGGAGTGCGGCGGCCGGCGCCTCAACGCCGCCGCGCTGCGCGTGAGCTACGCCGGCGCGCCCATCGATGAGCTCTCCGCCCTGCCGCTGACCCGGCTTCGCGAGCGGCTGGCCGCGCGCGCCCCGGAACCCGGCGGCGCCGAGGACCTCCTGCTGCGCCAACTGCTGCCCATCCTCGAATCCTCCCTGGAACTGGGCCTGGGGCACCTGAGCCTGGACCGCCCCGCCGCGACGCTGTCCGCCGGCGAACTCCAGCGCGTGCGCCTGGCCTCGCAGCTGCGCACGGGCCTGTTCGGCGTGGCTTACGTGCTGGACGAACCGTCCGCCGGCCTGCACCCGTCCGAGCGCCGGGCCGTGCTGGAGACCTGCCGCGGATTCCTCGAGGCGGGCAATTCCGTGCTGCTGGTGGAACACGATATGGACCTGGTGGCCCAGTGCGATTGGCTGGTAGACGTGGGCCCCGGCGCGGGCGAGCGCGGCGGTGAAATCCTTTATTCGGGGCCCCTCGACGCGCAGCTGCCGGACACGCCCACCACGCGCGCGCTGGCCCAGCGCGACCTTGAGCTCAACTCTACGCCGCGCCCGGCCACCGGCGACCTCGAGCTGCGCGTTGCGGCGCACAACGTGGACGGCCTGGACGTTAAGTTCGGCCAGGGCCAATTCACCGTCCTGGCCGGGGTGTCCGGTTCCGGTAAGACCACCGTGTTGGACGCGCTCGCCGGGCAGGGGGAGCGGGTGGTGCAGATTACGCAAAAGCCCATCGGCCGAACCTCGCGTTCCACGCTGGCTACCTACACGGGCCTGTTCGATCACGTTCGCAAGCTCTTCGCGTCCGAGCCCGAGGCCAAGGCCCGCAAGTGGAACGTCTCCCGCTTTTCCTACAACGTCAAGGCCGGCCAGTGCCCCACGTGCAAGGGCGCGGGAAGCATCGAAATCGAGCTGGTCTTCATGCCGGGCGCCTACCAGGTATGCCCGGAGTGCCACGGCGCGCGCTACAACCAGGAAACCCTCGAGGTGACCTGGCGGGGCCGCACTATCGCGGACGTCCTCGCGCTCACCGTGGACCAAGCCCTCGCCGTCTTCGAAGGCCAGCCCGCCATCTACCGGGCGTTGGAGACGCTTGAGGCTATTGGCCTGGGCTACCTCCGCTTGGGCCAGGGCGCGCCCGAGTTATCCGGCGGCGAGGCCCAGCGCATCAAGCTGGCCACGGAACTCCAACGCGCGCGAACCTCCGGTTCGCGTGGCAAGTCGACGCGCGATAAGTCGACGCTCTACCTCCTCGATGAACCCACCACGGGCCTCCACCCGGCGGACACGGAGTTACTGGTCAAGGAGCTAAACCGGCTTACCGATACGGGACAGACGGTAGTCGTGGTGGAGCACAACCTGACCGTTATCGCCCAGGCGGACCGCGTCATAGAGCTGGGCCCGGGCCCCGGCGCCGAGGGAGGCCGCATCATCGCCGACGCCGCCCCCGCCGCCCTCGCCCGGCTCGATACGCCCACCGGCCGCTGCCTTGCCCAATCCCCCGCGCATTGCCAGGAAAAGTAG
- the menD gene encoding 2-succinyl-5-enolpyruvyl-6-hydroxy-3-cyclohexene-1-carboxylic-acid synthase — translation MTNISMETAHAVAAQLSRHCREVVICPGSRNSPLSVALLARRDIRVHTRLDERTAAFLALGLARVSGRHVAVVMTSGTAVANALPAMIEAAHSHVPLAVISADRPRRLQGTGASQTIEQQGLFHTVAQTVQVDTPADVPAMAERFTHDLQVHINVSLDNPLLEEQLPAPATDSTARLAPAPRRVNHGEVSVDLTRNTLVIAGDEAWPVEGLEDVPTIAEPTAPAPYHPVHPAAAHFFRKDQVSANDYVVNTRVEQVIIVGHPTLHRGVLALINDPDVDLITLSRTKDVTNPRGDQARVGTTVTTTGQPTRDWMKLTEAAARMASDAVREALENEDHGFTGLHVAAAVADTLGVGDACFIGASNPIRDMALVGLPFDGVDTYSPRGAAGIDGTVAQAVGVALATQTREADALRAPRTIALVGDVSFLHDATGLLIGPGEAHPENLTIVVANDDGCGIFELLETGAEGLRANFDKAFGTPHGADLEQLVGAFGHDYRRADSLPELLETLGELAETAAGITVVEARTTRATRRALAADIASKAGR, via the coding sequence ATGACTAACATCTCCATGGAAACCGCCCACGCGGTTGCCGCGCAGCTCTCCCGCCACTGCCGCGAGGTAGTGATCTGCCCGGGTTCACGCAACTCCCCGCTATCCGTGGCGCTGCTCGCCCGTCGTGACATTCGCGTCCACACCCGCCTGGATGAGCGCACCGCCGCCTTCCTGGCCCTGGGCCTGGCCCGCGTCTCGGGCCGCCACGTGGCCGTGGTGATGACCTCCGGGACCGCGGTGGCCAACGCGCTGCCCGCCATGATTGAGGCCGCCCATTCCCACGTGCCGCTCGCCGTCATCAGCGCGGACCGCCCCCGCCGCCTCCAGGGCACGGGCGCGTCCCAGACCATCGAGCAGCAGGGCCTGTTCCACACCGTGGCGCAGACCGTGCAGGTCGATACCCCCGCTGACGTGCCGGCCATGGCCGAGCGTTTCACCCACGATCTCCAGGTCCACATCAACGTCTCCCTGGACAATCCGCTGCTCGAGGAGCAACTGCCTGCCCCCGCCACGGATAGCACCGCACGCCTGGCCCCGGCCCCGCGCCGGGTAAACCACGGCGAGGTCAGCGTGGATCTGACCCGCAACACGCTCGTCATCGCCGGCGATGAGGCCTGGCCGGTCGAGGGGCTCGAGGACGTGCCCACCATCGCCGAGCCCACCGCGCCCGCGCCGTACCACCCCGTGCACCCGGCAGCCGCGCATTTCTTCCGCAAAGACCAGGTCAGTGCCAACGACTATGTGGTCAACACCCGCGTGGAGCAGGTCATCATCGTGGGCCATCCCACCCTCCACCGCGGCGTGCTAGCGCTGATCAACGACCCGGACGTAGACCTCATCACCCTCTCGCGCACCAAAGACGTGACCAACCCCCGAGGCGACCAGGCCCGGGTGGGCACCACCGTCACCACCACCGGGCAACCAACGCGGGATTGGATGAAATTGACGGAAGCGGCGGCGAGGATGGCGTCGGACGCAGTGCGCGAGGCGCTGGAGAACGAGGACCACGGTTTCACCGGGCTGCACGTGGCCGCGGCGGTCGCCGATACCCTCGGCGTGGGGGACGCCTGCTTTATCGGCGCCTCCAATCCCATCCGCGACATGGCGCTCGTGGGGCTGCCCTTCGACGGCGTGGACACCTATTCGCCGCGCGGCGCCGCCGGTATTGACGGCACCGTCGCCCAGGCCGTGGGCGTAGCGCTTGCCACGCAGACCCGGGAGGCGGACGCCCTGCGCGCCCCGCGCACCATCGCGCTGGTGGGGGACGTGAGCTTCCTGCATGACGCCACCGGGCTGCTCATCGGCCCCGGCGAGGCGCACCCGGAGAACCTCACCATCGTCGTGGCCAACGATGACGGCTGCGGCATCTTCGAGCTGCTCGAAACCGGCGCCGAGGGCCTGCGCGCCAACTTTGACAAGGCGTTTGGCACCCCGCACGGCGCGGACCTCGAGCAGCTGGTCGGCGCGTTTGGCCATGACTACCGCCGCGCGGACTCCCTGCCGGAGTTGCTGGAAACACTGGGCGAGCTCGCGGAAACCGCGGCCGGGATCACCGTGGTAGAGGCCCGCACCACCCGCGCCACGCGCCGCGCGCTGGCCGCGGACATCGCGTCGAAGGCGGGCCGTTAG
- a CDS encoding DUF3592 domain-containing protein codes for MLGMAAMVIGPFLNDRTIEANPGRALATVRDVSTLRTTVDYTDEQGVLHTPAAGLLYPTGLGEGQRVWVLYDRGNPELVKVEGREWTLAVIPALSSAAVASVVAAGLWWAVGAAGRRAEPAGTRINPELGPDSPDRDVKEAQ; via the coding sequence ATGCTGGGGATGGCGGCTATGGTCATCGGCCCGTTCCTCAATGACCGCACCATCGAGGCGAACCCCGGCCGGGCGTTGGCTACCGTCCGTGACGTATCCACGCTGCGCACCACCGTTGATTACACCGATGAGCAGGGAGTCCTCCACACGCCCGCCGCCGGGCTGCTGTATCCCACCGGCCTGGGCGAGGGCCAACGCGTCTGGGTCCTCTACGACCGCGGCAACCCGGAACTCGTCAAGGTCGAGGGGCGCGAGTGGACCCTGGCAGTCATCCCCGCCCTCTCCTCTGCGGCAGTAGCCAGCGTGGTGGCGGCCGGTCTCTGGTGGGCGGTGGGCGCCGCCGGGCGCCGCGCCGAACCCGCGGGGACCAGGATTAACCCAGAATTAGGCCCAGATTCACCTGACCGTGACGTTAAAGAAGCACAGTAA
- a CDS encoding glycosyltransferase family 4 protein, with protein MRVAIVTESFLPHVNGVTGSVQRVLEHLAADGHKALVIAPGARPGQEEIASYAGFPVRRVPTVRVPGIDSFPVGVPTVAVARELRAFVPDVVHLASPFVLGAAGAFAAKALRVPTVAVYQTDVAGFATKYSLSPLVAATWEWLRTIHNSAALTLAPSTPTIAELGAHGIVNVRRWGRGVDAERFQPAKRSESLRRSWGVRPGQKVVGFVGRLAAEKGVHRLAALNDREDLRLVIVGDGPERPLLQGQLPGARFTGQLGGEELAAAYASFDLFVHPGEFETFCQAIQEAQASGVPTIGPAAGGPLDLITPGINGELLAVDTFYEELPGAVDRCLRLDGAAARECVLGKTWRALGEQIVGYYAEAIAARNGAIRARSPKLVRRG; from the coding sequence ATGCGTGTAGCAATAGTTACAGAATCGTTCCTCCCACACGTCAATGGAGTCACCGGCTCCGTCCAAAGGGTCCTAGAGCACCTGGCGGCGGACGGGCATAAGGCCCTGGTCATCGCGCCGGGAGCCCGGCCCGGGCAGGAAGAGATCGCTAGCTACGCGGGCTTTCCCGTGCGCCGCGTGCCCACGGTGCGCGTACCTGGAATCGATTCCTTCCCGGTGGGCGTGCCCACCGTGGCGGTGGCGCGCGAATTGCGGGCCTTTGTGCCGGACGTGGTCCACCTGGCCAGCCCGTTCGTGCTGGGCGCCGCGGGGGCGTTCGCGGCCAAGGCTCTGCGCGTTCCCACCGTCGCGGTCTACCAGACGGACGTGGCGGGATTCGCCACCAAGTATTCACTCAGCCCCCTGGTGGCGGCCACGTGGGAGTGGCTGCGCACGATTCACAATTCCGCCGCGCTCACGCTGGCGCCGTCCACGCCCACCATCGCGGAGCTGGGGGCGCACGGCATTGTCAACGTGCGGCGGTGGGGGCGCGGCGTGGACGCCGAGCGCTTCCAGCCAGCCAAACGCTCCGAGTCCCTGCGCCGGTCCTGGGGCGTGCGGCCGGGGCAGAAGGTCGTGGGTTTCGTGGGGCGCCTGGCCGCGGAAAAGGGCGTCCACCGCCTGGCGGCGCTAAATGACCGTGAGGACCTGCGCCTGGTAATAGTGGGGGACGGCCCGGAGCGCCCGCTGCTCCAGGGGCAGCTGCCGGGGGCGCGCTTTACCGGCCAGCTCGGCGGTGAGGAACTCGCCGCGGCTTATGCCAGTTTCGATCTCTTCGTCCACCCCGGCGAGTTTGAGACCTTCTGCCAGGCCATCCAGGAGGCCCAGGCATCCGGGGTGCCCACTATCGGCCCCGCGGCCGGCGGGCCGCTGGATCTCATCACGCCCGGCATCAACGGCGAGCTGCTGGCCGTGGACACGTTCTATGAGGAGTTGCCCGGCGCCGTGGACCGCTGCCTGCGCCTGGATGGGGCCGCCGCGCGCGAATGCGTGCTGGGAAAGACGTGGCGAGCCCTTGGCGAACAGATAGTGGGCTACTACGCCGAGGCGATTGCGGCACGCAATGGCGCAATCCGCGCGCGCTCGCCTAAACTGGTTCGACGTGGCTAA
- a CDS encoding demethylmenaquinone methyltransferase translates to MAKGTRANLDKKPFDVASMFDAVGEKYDLANTVLSFGQDKKWRESTRKRLNLKPGEKVLDLAAGTAVSTVELAKSGAWCVACDFSRGMLAAGRERDVPKVAGDGMKLPFPDNTFDAVTISYGLRNIHDFELGLREMARVTKPGGRLAVAEFSKPVVPVFGTVYKEYLTRLLPPVARLVSSNPDAYVYLAESIRAWPDQEELAAAINRNGWAGAGWQNLTFGIVALHSATKPLED, encoded by the coding sequence GTGGCTAAAGGTACAAGAGCAAACCTCGACAAGAAACCGTTTGACGTAGCGTCCATGTTTGACGCGGTGGGTGAAAAGTATGACCTCGCCAATACGGTCCTAAGCTTCGGCCAGGACAAGAAGTGGCGTGAGAGCACCCGCAAGCGCCTCAACCTCAAGCCGGGGGAGAAGGTTCTAGACCTAGCGGCCGGCACGGCAGTATCCACCGTGGAGCTGGCGAAATCCGGCGCGTGGTGCGTGGCGTGTGATTTTTCCCGCGGCATGCTAGCCGCCGGGCGCGAGCGCGACGTGCCTAAAGTTGCCGGTGACGGTATGAAGCTACCGTTTCCGGACAACACCTTCGACGCGGTGACCATCTCCTACGGCCTGCGCAACATCCACGATTTCGAGCTGGGCCTGCGGGAGATGGCCCGCGTCACCAAACCGGGCGGCCGCCTGGCGGTGGCAGAGTTCTCCAAGCCCGTGGTCCCCGTATTCGGCACCGTCTACAAGGAATACCTCACGCGCCTGCTCCCGCCGGTGGCCCGGCTGGTTTCCTCCAACCCGGACGCCTACGTCTACCTCGCGGAGTCCATCCGCGCCTGGCCGGACCAGGAGGAGTTGGCCGCCGCCATCAACCGCAACGGCTGGGCCGGGGCGGGCTGGCAGAACCTCACCTTTGGCATCGTGGCGTTGCATTCCGCCACCAAACCCCTCGAGGATTAA
- a CDS encoding geranylgeranyl reductase family protein: MPKLFDVAVVGAGPAGAAAAIHAARAGHEVLLLDAATFPRDKTCGDGLTPRAMHQLDLLGVEVNPSYRNRGLKLHGYGGSVTAPWPQSYPSSVGSALPRSQFDAALVTAATTAGAVLEQGTATDPVVEDGRLVSFRVSGSVDAEVKAAWVIVADGVRSTFGKQLGRTWHKGEVYGIAARSYADSEKAGEPWMHSHVELKDEAGAVQPGYGWIFPLGERLGQVNIGLGALSTHARPAKINTKKLLQHYAATQRSEWGLGELRDVASALLPMGGAVSHVAGRNWALIGDAAACVNPLNGEGIDYGLETAAMAVSMLGEPLGRDGLTHEWPQRLRAEYGEAFVLARTLARALTYPQFLPVAGPLGLRGPVGAKLMPAAARLMGNLVTDEDKDLLARVWRLAGRGAFDLRVAHQRAPLWD; encoded by the coding sequence ATGCCTAAGCTTTTTGATGTTGCCGTAGTGGGTGCCGGCCCCGCCGGGGCGGCCGCCGCGATCCATGCCGCGCGCGCCGGTCATGAGGTCTTATTGCTGGATGCGGCCACGTTCCCCCGCGATAAAACCTGTGGCGATGGCCTGACCCCGCGCGCCATGCATCAGCTGGATTTGCTGGGCGTTGAGGTCAACCCCAGCTACCGCAACCGCGGCTTGAAGCTCCACGGGTATGGCGGGTCCGTCACCGCGCCGTGGCCACAGTCTTACCCATCCTCCGTGGGCTCCGCCCTTCCGCGCTCTCAGTTCGACGCCGCCCTCGTCACCGCCGCCACCACCGCCGGCGCCGTGTTAGAACAAGGCACCGCTACGGATCCCGTCGTCGAAGACGGGCGCTTGGTCTCCTTCCGCGTCAGCGGTTCCGTAGACGCCGAGGTAAAGGCCGCATGGGTGATAGTTGCGGACGGCGTGCGTTCCACCTTCGGCAAGCAGTTGGGCCGGACGTGGCACAAGGGGGAGGTCTATGGCATCGCCGCACGAAGCTACGCGGACTCGGAAAAGGCCGGCGAGCCCTGGATGCACTCCCACGTTGAGCTTAAGGACGAGGCCGGGGCGGTGCAGCCCGGCTACGGCTGGATTTTCCCGCTGGGCGAGCGGCTCGGCCAGGTAAACATCGGGCTGGGCGCGCTGAGCACGCACGCAAGGCCGGCGAAAATTAATACCAAGAAGCTGCTGCAGCATTACGCCGCCACGCAGCGCAGCGAGTGGGGCCTGGGCGAGCTTCGCGATGTGGCCTCCGCCCTGCTGCCGATGGGCGGCGCCGTGTCGCATGTGGCTGGCCGGAACTGGGCGCTGATTGGAGACGCGGCGGCGTGCGTCAACCCGCTCAACGGCGAGGGCATCGACTACGGCCTGGAGACCGCCGCGATGGCGGTGTCGATGCTGGGCGAGCCGCTGGGGCGGGACGGGCTAACCCACGAGTGGCCGCAGCGGCTGCGCGCGGAGTACGGCGAGGCCTTCGTGCTCGCGCGCACCCTGGCCCGGGCGCTGACGTACCCACAGTTCCTGCCGGTGGCGGGCCCGCTGGGGCTGCGCGGGCCGGTGGGCGCCAAGCTGATGCCGGCGGCGGCGCGCCTGATGGGCAACCTGGTCACGGACGAGGATAAAGACTTACTGGCCCGCGTCTGGCGGCTGGCCGGCCGCGGCGCGTTTGACCTGCGCGTGGCGCACCAGCGCGCCCCATTGTGGGATTAA
- a CDS encoding polyprenyl synthetase family protein: protein MSNGHTTSGLDLGDQQLTERVAAGLGAVETLLRAEIDRGHDFVIEKALHLAEAGGKRFRPVMSLLASEFGQRPGSERVVKAATSVEMVHVATLYHDDVMDEAERRRGVESANSRWNNSVAILAGDALLAHASRLMSQLDTHTMAHFADTFEMLVTGQMRETIGAGEANAVEHYLQVIEEKTAVLIASAAYLGAYHAGASEETCQALKRIGAAVGMIFQIVDDVIDIYSNAADSGKTPGTDLREGVFTLPVLYALEEEGAVGDELRGLLTGPLNDDESVERALELLGRSGGRRRALEAVRGYLDVVERELDGLPDIPAASALRHLADYTFKRVG from the coding sequence ATGAGCAACGGCCACACAACGTCCGGTCTGGACCTGGGAGACCAGCAACTGACCGAGCGCGTCGCCGCGGGCCTCGGGGCCGTTGAGACGCTGCTGCGCGCGGAGATCGACCGCGGGCACGACTTTGTGATTGAAAAAGCGTTACACCTTGCGGAGGCGGGCGGTAAGCGCTTCCGCCCAGTCATGTCCCTGCTGGCGTCCGAGTTTGGCCAACGGCCCGGATCCGAGCGCGTGGTCAAGGCGGCAACCTCGGTGGAAATGGTGCACGTGGCCACCCTGTACCACGATGATGTGATGGATGAGGCCGAGCGCCGCCGCGGGGTCGAATCGGCCAATTCGCGCTGGAACAACTCCGTGGCGATCCTGGCCGGTGACGCGCTGCTCGCGCACGCCTCCCGCCTGATGAGCCAGCTGGATACGCACACCATGGCGCACTTCGCGGATACGTTCGAGATGCTGGTGACCGGGCAGATGCGCGAGACCATCGGCGCCGGCGAGGCCAACGCGGTGGAACACTACCTCCAGGTCATCGAGGAAAAGACGGCCGTGCTGATCGCGTCCGCGGCATACTTGGGCGCCTACCACGCCGGCGCGTCCGAGGAGACCTGCCAGGCCCTCAAGCGCATCGGCGCCGCGGTGGGCATGATTTTCCAGATCGTCGATGACGTTATTGACATTTACTCGAACGCCGCGGACTCCGGAAAGACCCCGGGAACCGATCTGCGTGAGGGAGTATTCACGCTTCCCGTGCTCTACGCTCTCGAGGAAGAGGGCGCGGTGGGAGACGAGCTGCGTGGGCTGCTCACGGGGCCCCTCAACGACGATGAGTCCGTTGAGCGCGCCCTGGAGTTGCTGGGGCGCTCCGGCGGGCGTCGCAGGGCCCTGGAGGCCGTGCGCGGCTACCTGGACGTGGTGGAGCGCGAGCTGGATGGCCTGCCCGATATTCCGGCGGCCTCGGCCCTGCGGCATCTAGCGGACTATACGTTCAAGCGCGTCGGCTAA